The following proteins are encoded in a genomic region of Corylus avellana chromosome ca4, CavTom2PMs-1.0:
- the LOC132179553 gene encoding DNA repair protein REV1 — MSLDLSRSANSSGSQRSKRGFNNNNNSTSSNRSSNSNDSNKKKKVSQKTLGVAWGANSISSSRSSSFRKSPFSDFGSYMVEKNRKLQNQFDVEASASSHSDSGSGKPIFHGVSIFVDGFTVPSSQELRGYMLKHGGRLENYFSRRRVTHIICSNLPDSKIKNLRSFSGGLPVVKPMWILDSVAANKLLSWVPYQLDQLANNQPKLSAFFALKSSPQSQDALPCAPVCPGNPEAEDSSFKGGTSVDASFSDVGEPVEHSGLISGESNNLMNKNSNVSLLEEPASSCGKPSEVTMTKPSNFDVEDESSVRNELQSSHYQPSALVSSNFMDIHNMKGSPSSTVGGPSNQHHSTLEDPNFVENYFKNSRLHFIGTWRNRYRKRFPSFSNGFKFTSSNTKASAPKTAVIHVDMDCFFVSVVIRSHPEMQDKPVAVCHSDNPKGTAEISSANYPARDYGVRAGMFVRDAKALCPHLVIFPYNFEAYEEVADQFYNILHKHCNKVQAVSCDEAFLDVTDTDTEGDPQLLASTIRKEILETTGCTASAGIAENMLMARLATRTAKPDGQCCIPPERADDYLSQLPIKALPGIGHVLEEKLKKQNVWTCGQLRMISKDSLQKDFGTKTGEMLWNYSRGVDNRLVGVIQESKSIGAEVNWGVRFKDVKDCQNFLSNLCKEVSLRLQGCGVKGRTFTLKIKKRRKDAEEPAKYMGCGECENLSHSTTVPVATDDVEVLQRISKQLFGTFHLDVKEIRGLGLQVSRLESADNSKQAFERNSLKSWLISASASTKELWSNDSTAKDRFNIGQGDGVSGQTCANSVGLSIEMDNNMSDSEACLNQVSELPPLCHLDMGVLESLPPELFSELNEIYGRKLVDLIAKNKGKSVSISGSSSTHSHARVEGAMNEGQAVLLFDPVLHNEIPVEKKHISEEVPAVLVSGAESYSVAIPASCLEKTDLMPSSLSQVDVTVLQQLPEELKADILEVLPAHRRQDVSSNVLSEVPLESKGIKTTENHSGSKDSVLDNNLWAGTPPQWVDKFKVSNCLILNILAEMYYEAGSTGNLSPILQRAISVPKHQLDASQDGWDEAAHILRELLKQYIKLKIEFDIEEIYVCFCLLKRFAMKSELFLHVYTDVFPYLQASFGENYGGNLHISLKD, encoded by the exons ATGAGTTTGGATTTGTCTCGCTCTGCTAACTCGTCCGGCAGCCAAAGATCCAAGCGAGGCttcaataataacaacaatTCGACCTCTTCAAACCGTTCCAGTAACAGTAATGATAGcaataagaagaagaaggttaGCCAGAAAACCCTAGGCGTGGCCTGGGGCGCCAATTCTATCTCTTCCTCTCGCTCCTCCTCCTTCCGCAAATCACCGTTCTCCGATTTCGGCAG TTATATGGTGGAGAAGAATCGGAAACTTCAGAACCAGTTTGATGTGGAAGCTTCAGCTTCTTCTCATAGTGATTCGGGTTCCGGGAAGCCTATATTTCATGGAGTTTCCATCTTTGTTGATGGTTTCACGGTTCCTTCCAGTCAG GAACTGCGAGGCTACATGTTAAAGCATGGTGGAAGATTAGAGAATTACTTTTCAAGACGTCGTGTAACCCATATTATCTGCAGTAATCTCCCCGATAGTAAAATTAAGAACTTGAG ATCTTTTAGTGGTGGGCTCCCAGTAGTGAAACCCATGTGGATTTTGGATTCTGTTGCTGCAAACAAACTTTTGAGTT GGGTTCCTTACCAACTTGACCAGCTTGCTAATAACCAACCAAAGCTGTCAGCCTTCTTTGCTCTGAAAAGCAGCCCACAGTCCCAGGATGCTTTGCCTTGTGCACCTGTTTGTCCAGGAAATCCTGAAGCCGAAGATTCATCTTTTAAAGGTGGCACATCAGTTGATGCATCTTTTTCTGATGTGGGTGAACCCGTTGAGCACAGTGGGCTAATTAGTGGAGAATCTAATAATCTTATGAATAAGAACTCGAATGTATCATTACTTGAGGAGCCAGCTAGCAGTTGTGGCAAACCTTCCGAAGTGACTATGACAAAACCAAGTAATTTTGATGTGGAAGATGAGAGCAGTGTAAGAAATGAACTGCAGTCAAGTCATTACCAACCCTCGGCATTGGTTAGCAGCAACTTCATGGACATTCATAATATGAAAGGTTCACCAAGTTCAACAGTTGGTGGGCCTTCTAATCAGCATCATTCAACTCTTGAGGATCCCAATTTTGTGGAAAATTATTTCAAG AACTCAAGGCTACACTTCATAGGAACCTGGAGAAATCGATACCGTAAGCGTTTTCCCAGCTTTTCTAATGGGTTTAAGTTCACAAGTTCCAATACTAAAGCCTCTGCTCCAAAGACTGCTGTTATACATGTTGACATG GACTGCTTCTTTGTCTCAGTGGTCATCAGGAGCCATCCTGAAATGCAGGATAAACCTGTAGCTGTATGCCATTCAGACAACCCGAAAGGGACTGCTGAAATTTCATCTGCAAATTACCCTGCTCGAGATTATG GAGTTAGAGCTGGAATGTTTGTTAGAGACGCCAAGGCTCTTTGTCCCCACCTGGTCATTTTTCCATATAACTTTGAAGCTTATGAGGAG GTAGCTGATCAGTTTTACAACATTTTGCATAAGCACTGCAACAAAGTGCAG GCTGTAAGCTGTGATGAAGCATTTTTAGATGTTACAGACACAGACACAGAGGGGGATCCCCAGCTTCTTGCTTCAACAATAAGAAAAGAGATTCTTGAGACTACCGGGTGCACTGCAAGTGCTGGGATTGCTGAAAATATGCTTATGGCTCGTCTTGCCACTAGAACTGCAAAACCAGATGGTCAATGTTGCATTCCTCCTgaaagg GCGGATGATTATTTAAGTCAACTTCCAATCAAGGCACTTCCAGGAATTGGGCATGTTTTGGAGGAGAAGTTGAAGAAGCAAAATGTTTGGACTTGTGGACAGCTGCGTATGATTTCCAAG GACTCTCTTCAAAAGGACTTTGGAACGAAAACTGGAGAGATGCTGTGGAATTATAGCAGAGGAGTAGATAATCGGTTGGTTGGGGTGATACAG GAAAGCAAGTCTATCGGTGCTGAAGTGAATTGGGGTGTGAGGTTTAAAGATGTGAAAGAT TGTCAAAACTTCCTCTCAAACCTCTGCAAGGAAGTTTCATTGCGCTTGCAAGGTTGTGGAGTGAAAGGGCGCACTTTTACCCTGAAG ataaaaaagagaagaaaagatgcTGAGGAGCCTGCAAAGTATATGGGCTGTGGAGAATGTGAAAACCTGAGCCACTCCACAACG GTTCCAGTTGCTACTGATGATGTGGAAGTACTTCAAAGGATATCAAAGCAGCTTTTTGGGACCTTCCATTTAG ATGTCAAGGAGATTCGGGGTCTTGGCTTGCAAGTTTCCAGGCTTGAAAGTGCAGATAATTCTAAGCAAG CCTTTGAGAGAAATTCTTTGAAGTCATGGCTCATCTCTGCCTCAGCAAGTACAAAAGAACTATGGAGTAACGATAGTACAGCCAAAGACAGGTTTAATATAG GACAAGGCGATGGAGTTTCGGGTCAGACATGTGCTAATTCAGTTGGCCTTTCTATTGAAATGGACAATAATATGTCCGATAGTGAAGCTTGTCTGAACCAGGTTTCGGAGCTGCCACCTTTATGTCATCTTGATATGGGAGTTTTAGAGAGTCTTCCTCCTGAACTCTTTTCAGAATTGAATGAAATATATGGCAGAAAGTTAGTTGatttaattgctaaaaataaaggcaaaagtGTAAGCATTAGCGGTTCTTCGAGCACTCATTCACATGCGCGAGTTGAAG GTGCAATGAATGAGGGACAGGCAGTTCTCCTTTTTGATCCGGTTCTCCATAATGAAATACCAGTAGAAAAAAAG CATATATCTGAGGAAGTTCCGGCAGTCCTTGTTTCTGGGGCAGAATCCTACAGTGTGGCTATTCCTGCTTCTTGTCTTGAAAAAACTGATTTGATGCCCTCGTCTCTAAGTCAAGTAGATGTGACAGTGTTACAACAGTTGCCTGAAGAATTGAAAGCTGACATACTTGAGGTTCTTCCTGCACACAGGAGGCAAGATGTTTCTTCAAATGTTCTCTCAGAAGTCCCTCTGGAATCAAAAGGTATCAAGACAACTGAGAACCACTCTGGATCAAAGGATTCTGTCTTGGATAACAATCTTTGGGCTGGAACTCCTCCACAGTGGGTTGATAAGTTCAAAGTCAGCAA
- the LOC132179333 gene encoding geranylgeranyl transferase type-2 subunit beta 1-like, whose protein sequence is MGELAAEKHVQYILSVEKRKDDLVSVVMEHLRMNGAYWGLTTLDLLGKLDNVDVDKVVSWVMECQHESGGFGGNIGHDPHILYTLSAVQILALFDKLNVLDVDKVTNYIAGLQNEDGSFSGDMWGEVDTRFSYISLCCLSILRCLNKINVEKAVSYIVSCKNLDGGFGSTPGGESHAGQIFCCVGALALTGSLHHVDKDLLGWWLCERQVKSGGLNGRPEKLPDVCYSWWVLSSLIMIDRVHWINKEKLVQFILDCQDMENGGISDRPDDAVDVYHTYFGVAGLSLLEYPGLRAIDPAYALPVDVVNRIFFGK, encoded by the exons ATGGGGGAGCTTGCAGCTGAGAAACATGTTCAATACATTTTATCAGTAGAAAAG AGAAAGGATGATTTAGTATCTGTTGTGATGGAACATCTGAGAATGAATGGGGCATACTGGGGTTTGACAACTCTGGATCTTCTAGGAAAGCTTGACAACGTAGATGTTGACAAGGTTGTTTCATGGGTCATGGAATGCCAGCACGAATCAG GTGGGTTTGGTGGTAACATTGGACATGACCCTCACATACTGTATACTCTGAGCGCCGTACAGATTTTAGCCCTTTTTGACAAGCTAAATGTTCTTGACGTTGATAAGGTGACTAATT ATATTGCTGGGCTGCAAAATGAAGATGGATCTTTTTCAGGGGACATGTGGGGTGAAGTTGATACACG GTTCTCTTATATTTCTCTTTGTTGTCTCTCAATATTACGTTGTTTGAATAAAATCAATGTGGAGAAGGCTGTGAGCTACATTGTAAGCTGCAAAAATTTGGATGGTGGATTTGGAAGCACACCTGGTGGGGAGTCCCATGCAGGGCAAA TTTTCTGTTGTGTGGGTGCACTTGCATTAACAGGATCATTGCATCATGTTGACAAGGACCTTCTTGGGTGGTGGTTATGCGAGCGGCAAGTTAAATCTGGAGGTCTTAATGGCCGTCCTGAGAAACTTCCCGAT GTCTGCTACTCGTGGTGGGTTCTTTCTAGCTTGATCATGATAGATAGGGTTCATTGGATCAATAAGGAAAAGCTTGTTCAGTTCATCTTAGACTGCCAG GATATGGAAAATGGGGGTATATCTGATAGACCGGACGATGCTGTGGATGTCTACCATACGTACTTTGGGGTGGCTG GACTCTCACTTCTTGAATATCCAGGATTGAGAGCCATAGATCCAGCTTATGCACTGCCTGTTGATGTTGTAAACAGAATTTTCTTCGGCAAATAA